A DNA window from Candidatus Roseilinea sp. contains the following coding sequences:
- a CDS encoding ABC transporter permease, which yields MWRKYLALGKAAWALIVEYRAQIVIWMMNSILMVIMLLVWLSISREGEVNGYSSADFVTYFMIGWVVRNLTAVWASWELDFAIREGRLSPMLLRPIHPIHNEIAVNWVEKLLRLLVVAPIVIVVLIATPGVQLNLTPINLLAFSMSVAGAWLIAFMSDYLIGMLAFWTTQTGAFIQGFYGIRLVLSGVIAPLAMFPPAVQDALRWLPFPYMLDFSVSIAMGRVQGEAMLLGFIAQFAWAACFVIAVWVVWKIAIRNYSAVGA from the coding sequence ATGTGGAGAAAATACCTCGCCCTCGGTAAAGCCGCGTGGGCGCTCATCGTCGAATATCGCGCGCAGATCGTCATCTGGATGATGAACAGCATCCTGATGGTGATCATGTTGCTGGTGTGGCTCAGCATTAGCCGCGAGGGTGAAGTGAACGGCTACAGCTCGGCGGACTTCGTGACCTACTTCATGATCGGCTGGGTTGTGCGCAACCTGACGGCCGTGTGGGCGTCCTGGGAGCTGGACTTCGCCATCCGTGAAGGCCGGCTATCGCCCATGCTGCTCAGGCCCATTCACCCGATTCACAATGAGATCGCCGTCAACTGGGTGGAGAAGCTGCTGCGCCTACTTGTCGTAGCGCCCATCGTCATAGTCGTGCTGATCGCAACGCCGGGGGTGCAACTCAACCTGACCCCGATCAACCTGCTGGCGTTCAGCATGTCGGTGGCCGGCGCATGGCTGATCGCCTTCATGTCGGACTACCTGATTGGGATGCTGGCGTTTTGGACGACGCAGACCGGCGCGTTTATCCAGGGCTTCTACGGCATCCGGTTGGTGCTGTCGGGCGTCATCGCGCCGCTCGCGATGTTCCCGCCGGCCGTTCAAGATGCGCTGCGTTGGCTGCCCTTCCCCTACATGCTGGACTTCAGTGTGTCCATCGCCATGGGTCGCGTGCAAGGCGAAGCGATGCTGCTGGGATTCATCGCTCAGTTTGCCTGGGCGGCTTGCTTC